One window of the Triticum dicoccoides isolate Atlit2015 ecotype Zavitan chromosome 3B, WEW_v2.0, whole genome shotgun sequence genome contains the following:
- the LOC119276699 gene encoding uncharacterized protein LOC119276699 isoform X1 yields the protein MPLLHGASLRALLAGAAVAHLSSSPIVRASPCAPPQPLRLRAFASHSASEPPPPPPSSPSPSTSRVLASAAAACDCEEGAKPAICTADELHYAPVPGTEWRLALWRHRPPPEAPKRNHPLMLLSGVATNAVGFDLSPGASFARHMSMQGFDTWIVELRGAGLSTRGSELAAASTKSDMSSNSGVDKILTQKVNVVPPAKDMSTNEPQSSEVPVLTDTNVLETNTSEEPQLVTKLANALAQLSVTFSVYVRDSQLRNITDSFFDRVTELVPDASLTSSLEEVADKFLGLMELPQTSAIYDQISQLSQRLVKILGEGQQNVSPRLFGWQERLSATIEDLQKQLELIISYDWDFDHYLEEDVPAAIDYIKQQSVPKDGKLLAIGHSMGGILLYAMVSKCGFEGADPELAAIVTLASSVDYTTSNSSLKLFVPLADPAEMLRVPAVPLGTLLSTTYPISSRAPYILSLLRSQISAKDMMDPELLSKLILNNFCTVPAKVLLQLATSFRDGGLRNRAGTFFFKEHLRKIKVPVLALAGDEDLICPPEAVYETVKVIPQHLVTYKVFGKPEGPHYAHYDLVGGRKAVHEVYPCIIEFLSQHDDVSS from the exons ATGCCGCTCCTCCACGGCgccagcctccgggcgctcctcgccggcgccgccgtcgcccacctctcttcctctcccatCGTGCGCGCCTCCCCGTGCGCTCCTCCCCAGCCGCTGCGGCTCCGCGCCTTCGCCTCCCACAGCGCCTCggaacctccgccgccgcccccctcctcGCCATCGCCCTCGACCTCGCGGGTCCTCGCCTCTGCGGCCGCGGCGTGCGACTGCGAGGAGGGAGCGAAGCCCGCGATCTGCACGGCGGACGAGCTGCACTACGCGCCCGTGCCAGGCACCGAGTGGCGGCTCGCGCTTTGGAGGCACCGCCCGCCGCCTGAG GCGCCCAAGAGGAACCACCCACTGATGCTGCTGTCCGGAGTGGCCACCAATGCGGTGGGATTCGACCTGTCCCCTGGG GCTTCCTTTGCCCGTCATATGTCTATGCAAGGGTTTGATACATGGATTGTTGAGTTGCGTGGTGCAGGCCTCAGCACACGTGGATCAGAATTAGCTGCAGCTAGCACCAAGTCTGACATGTCCTCTAATTCAGGTGTGGATAAAATTTTGACACAGAAAGTAAATGTTGTTCCTCCTGCCAAGGATATGTCAACTAATGAACCTCAAAGTTCTGAAGTTCCAGTACTAACAGACACGAATGTGCTAGAAACAAACACATCAGAAGAACCACAACTGGTGACAAAGTTAGCAAATGCTTTGGCACAATTGAGTGTAACATTTTCAGTCTATGTAAGAGATAGCCAACTCAGAAACATCACTGACAGTTTTTTTGATCGAGTGACAGAACTTGTCCCTGATGCCTCATTAACTAGTAGTCTTGAGGAGGTTGCAGATAAATTTCTAGGGTTGATGGAATTGCCACAGACATCAGCAATATATGATCAAATTAGCCAATTAAGTCAGCGCCTTGTGAAGATTCTTGGGGAAGGTCAACAAAATGTTTCCCCTCGGTTATTTGGCTGGCAAGAACGCCTCTCCGCAACCATAGAAGATCTCCAAAAGCAGTTGGAGCTGATTATTAGCTATGATTGGGACTTTGACCATTACCTGGAGGAAGATGTACCTGCAGCG ATAGATTATATAAAACAGCAGAGTGTACCCAAGGATGGAAAATTGCTTGCTATTGGTCACTCTATGGGAGGAATCTTGTTGTATGCAATGGTTTCGAAGTGTG GATTCGAAGGGGCTGATCCAGAGCTGGCAGCGATTGTTACTCTGGCCTCATCAGTTGACTACACAACATCCAACTCCTCGCTCAAGTTATTTGTGCCTCTT GCAGATCCAGCTGAGATGTTGCGTGTTCCTGCTGTCCCACTAGGAACATTACTATCAACCACTTATCCTATATCATCTCGTGCACCATACATATTGTCACTGCTACGCTCTCAAATTTCAGCCAAGGATATGATGGATCCTGAACTGCTTTCAAAGCTCATCTTGAATAACTTCT GCACAGTACCAGCAAAGGTGTTATTACAGTTGGCGACCTCATTCCGTGACGGTGGGCTGCGAAACAGGGCTGGTACTTTTTTCTTCAAAGAGCATCTGCGGAAAATCAAAGTTCCGGTGCTTGCCCTTGCTGGAGACGAGGATCTGATTTGCCCCCCAGAAGCTGTTTACG